The Mangifera indica cultivar Alphonso chromosome 12, CATAS_Mindica_2.1, whole genome shotgun sequence DNA window CCACAAATTCTAACTTTATCAACATTATTACtcttcattatttaatttttaaatattttatattatctctTCAAACAATAGTCaataatttagttaaatttgTCTTGGATTGTACCTACAAGATACAATATATTTAGGGTAAAAAGACTAATTTACACCTCAGATTTGGTGAAATATTAAACTCAtgcctattaatttttaaaaaacctaaatacttattattatattaaaattaattgttagaattaaaaataaaatatcatttaattaaaatatttaaaaattaaaaatttatcatattcttctattctaaatttaaaaatctaataatttttctttacctaaagttaaaaaaatgattatttttcttttaagatttttttttctagtaacCACCTTGGTTCTGACCAATAATTAGCCTTTATGGTATCTTTTTGTCTTATTGATCTTCTGACTATAATATGCATTTTTGtaagaagaaaatgattttgttcTAGGTCGGCTtcaaaaaacaataacaaaccTTAGATggggataagtcttttggcctatgtTTAGCTATGACTAGGCAATTCAACTTAAATTACAcctaaaaaattgtaaataataacTAGAATCTTAATTAAAGTATGATCTTGTTCGTTGCACCTTGCACCTGATCTTATGCAATTCCAACAGTTAGTTTCAACTAATTGATTTTTGTAgttagtagaaaaaaaaattatatggaaaaattataattcaaaaagtTGAAACTCGTCTATTAATTAAAACCCAAAATGTGCCTCTTAATATTGCAACAAACCGACAAATCGGAAATGGGGTTTTAGCAGATTCTTGCATAACTTAATTAACCGACCTTTGGTTTGGACCTTGTAATCTCAGACATATGCTTTCAATTAGCAACATAAATAAATACCCCAATTATTTGATTGAGAGAATGACAGTCAACCATACAGAACGGAAATAGTCGTTTTAAACCGAACCGGGGGGGTGAGCATCGGTAGTCACAGCAAGGCtctgatcaataaagataataGATGGAAATcgaaactttaaaaaaatatatataattttttaaaatttaatctaaaaatgatattatttgttttttaaattaataagagaaattagataaaattttattatttttaagatattatgattaaataatgattttaactttaaaactaACCATTAATTTTTAGCATTTaaaggtgaaaatttaggtttttaatacttaatagtaccaattgagaattttaataaaccttgggtaggaaaaaaTCTTTTGGCGTATTATTGATGGTGAAAGTAATCTACTCAACTGTAGAGAGTCCTACACGTAAATCCCTCAACTCTTAAAAGTCTTCTACTGTCAGCACTCCATTTGGCTTGCCATCTCCATTTCCTcagttgttaaaaaattaaacaaaaaaaaaaaaaaaaaaaaacccaattgTTGATGGAACAGTGAAGCATGGACACGTCTGCATTTGCATGTGAGCCACGTTTCACAAACAGTTGCATGCATCACTCCACGTAGGATTCCTGCTTTCAAGAATATCAGGATGAGATAGCATTAAATCATGCATGAAGGGATTCTGGTGAAATTTGGATGGTTTTGTGGCATGCATATCTCGTGTATCTGGGGGCATTGTGTGATTCAAGATAGACCTTTCATGATTTTCCCGAGATTTGAAGGGAAATCTTTCAGGATTTTGTCTTAATTCTTGTCAATAACATTCCATACAAACTCCCAAATTTGCCTTATATTTCCCCTCAAATTATCCCCATCTTGATTTTAGGTTGACTTTGTTATGGGAGGATTAACAGATTTGTGAGCACGTGTCAATACCCCAAATATTAACTAGAATCAGAGTCTAATTTTAGTTGACCGGAAGagaaatcaattaattaaaaaaagttaaaaggtaGCAACTTCATTAATTTAAGTTCATGCATCTTCCTCTTCAACTATTCCTCTGACCATTATAAATACTCCCCCTCTTCTCACATTGGCAAATAAAACCAACAGCTGAAGAAACCATTTGCGAGTTCAGGAGTGAGAAACGCAgtcgttttttattttcatcaaaaaaaaaaaaaaatggtggcTTCGGTTTCAGTTTCTTCTCTAACTCTGGTCTCCAAATGCGTCATCTTTCCTGACCAGAAATCAACTCTTGGAGACCTTAAGCTTTCAGTTTCTGACCTTCCAATGCTTTCTTGTCACTACATCCAAAAAGGCAGCCTTTTCACTCGCCCCAGTCTACCCATTGACTCTCTCATTTCTCTCTTGAAGACAGCTCTCTCTCAAGCTCTCACTCGTTTTCCTCCTCTCGCTGGTCGCTTGAAAACCGACTCCGATGGCTACATCTATATCACCTGCAACGACGCGGGTGCGGATTTTATTCACAAAAATGCCGCGAAGTTCTTTATTCGCGATATTCTTGCTCCGCTTCACGTCCCTGAAATCGTCAAGAGCTTCTTCGCTCTTGACAGAACTATTAGCTATGACGGCCATTGTAAACCGCTCTTGACAGTACAAGTGACGGAGCTTGCCGATGGTGTGTTCATTAGCTGCGCTGTGAATCACGCGGTCACGGACGGCACGTCCTTCTGGAATTTCTTCAACACTTTCGCTGAACTCGCGAGAGGAATGAAGAAAATCTCTAAACAACCCGATTTTTCTCGCGACTCGGTGTTGATTTCTCCAGCGGTTTTGAGAATTCCCGACGGTGGACTCAAGGTGACTTTCAATGAATACGAACCGTTGAGTGAAAGAATCTTCAGTTTCAGCAGAGATTcgattttgaaattgaaagcGAGAGTCAACAATAAAAGATGGATTGATAACAGCCACATTAACGCCGTTGAATTGATGGGGAAGCTAAGTAACGATCCGTTCTGTAATACGCTGTTGAAGAAGACGGAGTCAAATGCGGAGATATCGTCGTTTCAGTCACTGTGTGCTCTTTTATGGCGAGCGGTGACTCGAGCAAGGAAGTTACCTGCATCCAAAACGACGACTTTTAGAATGGCGGTTAACTGCCGTCACAGATTGAACCCAAAACTGGATCCATTGTATTTCGGTAATGCGATTCAAAGCATTCCCACATACGCGTCAGCTGGCGACATATTGGGTAAAAATCTGAGGTGGTGCGCGGAGCAGCTGAACAAAAACGTGCAGGCTCATGACGACAAGACGGTGCATCGTTTTGTGTCGGATTGGGAGAGTAATCCTCGAGTGTTCCCGCTAGGGAACTTGGACGGTGCATCAATGACGATGGGTAGCTCGCCAAGATTCCCGATGTACGACAATGATTTTGGATGGGGCCGACCTTTGGCTGTTAGAAGTGGATATGCGAACAAATTTGATGGCAAGATATCGGCTTTTCCTGGGCGTGAAGGTGGTGGTAGCGTTGATCTGGAGGTGGTTTTGGCGCCTGGAACAATGGCGGGGATTGAATCTGATAATGAGTTCATGCAATTCGTCTCAAGTTAATGTATTATGATGAACTGAGTCTGGTTGCTCTCTTCAAATTCAGCAGCCAAGTTGACTCCGTGTATCTTAATCGTACCAAAAAGTTGGGTcaattataaaatgttttatttaaaatatgagaTCCATAAATGAGATGGTATTTGATGGAAAGAAGTGAATGTTTTGtgtgatgaaaataaaatggtGTTCAAATTATTGCATTCTCAAATTGATATCtgtcaattattaaaaattttaattcttatttataaacagttaaattcaaatatttcatCTGAGCCAACAGAAAAAGGGGATGAATCCATGagataaagatttttttattgcattatgTAATGAAAAAGTCTCTTTATTACATTACGGTAAGACAAAAAAATATCTCTTTATCGTACCAATATTTATTAGTTTACCTTTTATTCATGGGCCAAAGAACACTGGAGAGAACATCAGAAGAGATGTAGGAAGCTAAAGTTAAAGAGTGAGGGTGATAtagctatttttgaaagttttaaaggGCAATTgcagtttgaaaaatataaaaaccttaagtttgaaggagaaatattacttttcaatgtttgaaaactttagttatgagtaaaattattagtttttaaaacttaagagaaaaatatattgaattttttatcttcttaatagaaattagataaaggatgaaaatttgaatttttcaactaTTATCAgtgattttgagattaaatcaaaacttagttaaaaaatattccTTTATCCTGTTTAATATATGATATCTATTAATGCGACGGGATTTGACGGAAAGAAGTGAATGTTTTGTGTGATTAGAATAAATTGGTGGCCAAGTTATTCCATCATCAAATTAGtattagttaattattaaaaatttaaatttttagttttaaatagttaaatttaataaaattttaaagataaaaatattattttattaataatatactaaaaataataaaaaatttatattttaattaaaaaaattaattattttttcataattaaattttaaaaatatatatttcctcATTTTAAGATTTCAAAATTGTAGGGTAATTTTTCCACGACCGACCACTTTTTCCACGGGGACGTCTAATCCCCGGCAGACGGTCAAATTGCTTGATATAACTACCAACCACTGACACATACTATGAATTCAGTCCTGTTTTAAATGTATGCCCACAACTCTACCCTTTACCTTTTGCTTTTGTCGAAGAGTAATATACTGTAGCTTCAAGagataatttttgtaataaaataggagatttcataaataaaaatatacaaatttaaatttctttttatgatatattatgaattaatttttaatttatttaatttaattgttataaaattatggTGTAATTGATTTAGTTTTGTATGTGATAATCGACTCAGGtcatgatttttattaaaaaaattatgatatacatttatttaaaagatatataaatatatatatatatatatatatatataactgaataattttaaattatattattaattaaattagtggAAAAGTATAACAGTCTTTCCCATCTACATAAACCACAAgttctaaattatatattcatgcTCAAAATCCAACTTGGTCAACATAAAAGGTTTTGACACattgtcaaagataaaattaccaTATTACCTTTGATTATTACACTTTATAAATCTATTATGTTACCCTTAAATTTTCATTGATAATCTGGTGATATCCGTCTAGTTTGCATCTTTTTATAGTGTGATTTAGACCAAGGCGGAGAGAGCCGGAAGAAGATGACACAATTCAACATCAGAAGATCAACCTCTAGTagaaatttttgtcaaatgttTCCTGATTTAACTTCCAGTTGCTGCAGGTACAGCTACTGGGTTTGAGTCTTCTGCCTTCTCATGTTCTTTGTTAAGAATATGAAAATTCTAGAGACAGTTTTCAACAGCGTATACGTAAACAATGAAGTAAAGCGTAATTTACAACCAAATACATTAAAGACTAGAAGTGTTGATAAAAACCATGAACATGATTAAAAGGTCTAGATTTTAGGGACTTCAATAAGAGAGCAGCAGCAAGGGGGTTGGTGAGATTACACTAATCAATGAAGCTAAGCTAGAAAACAGAGAGTTGAAAGCTCACTTAAATGCTCATAGAAAATGCTATACAAACATACATGCAAATCGGTTTATGCACTGAAAGAGAGATGCTCATGTGCTGGTGTGGCTCCTGCCTCAGTATAATAAATCATTGCTAAAAGTAGCATGACATCATCATGAATGTTCTGTAATGCTCGAACCTTGAAAAGGCAAGACCAGTATGTTGATGTGCAAAAGGTGTCATAGGCAAACTAATTCATGCCGGGATCTAAACTTCTTTCTCTCCTTATTATTGATCAAATTATGTAGAGcaatgacattttttataagagaagaaagatgaatcaCCGACGTACTTCATGCTCTTAATATTCAAacaaggatatatatatatatatatatatatatgtttgagcCGATTGTCTTTTCGGGATTGAACCGATGATActatatagataaaatttcaGATCAAGTGACCAGTCTCAATAAATAAGTCAAAAACTTGATCTTAATAGGTGGTCGGTGGGTTTTCGAACATCAGTGATATATTACCAATTTCCTCGACTTCATGAGCAGCGATTTCTCAGGATACATGCACAAGCACCTTCTGGCTTTTCTGAGTGGCATTCTGTAAATCATATATGCGACTCAATTTCATGCGAAGATTAAGAAGTTTTGTCAGAAAAGCCAAACACAGATTTTCTGTTTTAGCAAATCTCGTCCATCTCCAGATATATCGTCTCCGATTTGTTGTTCTCCTGTAACTCCTCCTAGCTTTTGAGTTTATTGAAGAGTTTCTTATTGCTTGTTGTCCGGGAAgtattttcaccgttttaaaAACTTTTGAGGGGGAAATCGATATGTTAGATTGGGGCGGGAGAAAGCTGGCCCAATTCAGACCTGAAGCTTAAAAGGGGGCCGAAATAGCTTGAGGATTGAATGGGTGGCCAATAATGAGTCCCAAAAGAACTAATATACAACTTAAGTCATTTCAAGCTATTTACTAAATagattttaaagatattttttcgTTTTGGTTTTACATAAGTTTCCTCGTGTTTGAAACGACATGGCCAAGACAGTTGGAGACTGAATGGTAAGAGTAAttaaggttagattcaaattgaactgaTTTTGAGTTCGTATAAGCTCTAGCTCAGCAAAACTCGAGCGAAGTCAAGTTTGCTTTAAagttgtttgaatttgactcgtTTGAGAGGAGTTGAACTTAATTTAGATTCAAGTTTAAACTCGAACCGAGTTTTGAGTTTGGCTCAAAACcgtagaaaaagaaaaaatgattaaaacaatGTTGCGTTGAtatgtattaatcaaaatgatattattttagtgtATTTGTATTAAAAGTTTTCAGGTTCATGAGCTTAGTAAATTGAAAACCCTTAAATtcgaaaatatttaactcttagGTTcgatcaaattcaaacttgaattcgcttaaaccaaacttattttgggtttgttttAGCCGAACTTATTTTTGAGTTAAAACCAAGTCAGCTAGAATCTAACCTTAGGGATCATTTAGTTTGAAACATGGACTCTGCATCAAAACTGAATCCATATCCGGATATGTCTAAGTTTATGTTTCATGATCTTCTATCTTTATTCTAAAAAGATTATGATCACTCCTGCATACAGTAATAGGGatatggttattattttatgcaAGTTAGAAATGAGCGTCTCGTTACTGATGGTGCAGCATGAAAGGTTGCTTTAAAAATACATCCACcagccaaaaaataaaactgcaATTTGCCTTTTTCATGACTGAGTCAAATAGGGACAGACAGATTCATGAAATTCAAAGATGGAGGCAGACCCAAAGTAACGAATATGTCTGtattttttatgcaaattttatgCATTTCTAGGAGACATTTCACATGAGAGAAAGcaattttgcaatttccatgcatttatacaaacaataaaaatccAACAGAGAGATAAAACAATGGTTTCATGGGCATGACGAGGAGGATGTTGAAGcatattttattgaaagaaaatatcgATTACACCTTCCAAATTCTATCCCCTTGACCTCTCACACCCTTGATGTTAattaaacctaatatttttCGTCTTTTTTGTAAGATTGATGTAAATCTTCTTTTACAAGAAGCTTAAACGCAGATCCAATGGCGGATCTATTTCTGTTCCAATTTTATACGAAATTGTTGTCTTGCTCTCCCTGCACTCATTTGCATGCAATCTCAGCTTCTgtggttcttcttcttcaaaggAGTTTAACGGGAAAAGTTGAAGAGTCTCGATCACCCTTTCAGGCTCATCTGCAGATACATGGTTAACCTCTAG harbors:
- the LOC123192640 gene encoding uncharacterized acetyltransferase At3g50280-like is translated as MVASVSVSSLTLVSKCVIFPDQKSTLGDLKLSVSDLPMLSCHYIQKGSLFTRPSLPIDSLISLLKTALSQALTRFPPLAGRLKTDSDGYIYITCNDAGADFIHKNAAKFFIRDILAPLHVPEIVKSFFALDRTISYDGHCKPLLTVQVTELADGVFISCAVNHAVTDGTSFWNFFNTFAELARGMKKISKQPDFSRDSVLISPAVLRIPDGGLKVTFNEYEPLSERIFSFSRDSILKLKARVNNKRWIDNSHINAVELMGKLSNDPFCNTLLKKTESNAEISSFQSLCALLWRAVTRARKLPASKTTTFRMAVNCRHRLNPKLDPLYFGNAIQSIPTYASAGDILGKNLRWCAEQLNKNVQAHDDKTVHRFVSDWESNPRVFPLGNLDGASMTMGSSPRFPMYDNDFGWGRPLAVRSGYANKFDGKISAFPGREGGGSVDLEVVLAPGTMAGIESDNEFMQFVSS